A single window of Neisseria chenwenguii DNA harbors:
- a CDS encoding class I SAM-dependent methyltransferase — MYDTGAEISPAMYQAAAAFNQAFIDAKLAEYALYDGFRLPFADKQFHATFSVNVLYFWQDPAALFAELARVLQDGGRLCVSFCERAFMQKLPFARFGFAHYNATKVIALAAHVFDLVWENRRNDWAVSKSGALVKRETVHLLFGEI; from the coding sequence TTGTATGACACGGGCGCGGAAATTTCTCCCGCCATGTACCAAGCCGCCGCCGCGTTCAACCAAGCCTTTATTGACGCGAAACTTGCCGAATATGCACTGTATGACGGGTTCAGGCTGCCTTTTGCCGACAAGCAGTTTCACGCCACGTTCAGCGTCAATGTCCTGTATTTCTGGCAAGACCCCGCCGCGTTGTTTGCCGAACTTGCCCGCGTATTGCAAGACGGCGGCAGGCTGTGCGTGAGCTTTTGCGAACGCGCTTTTATGCAAAAGTTGCCGTTTGCCCGATTCGGCTTTGCCCACTACAACGCCACCAAAGTCATCGCCCTTGCCGCGCATGTGTTTGATTTGGTTTGGGAAAATCGACGAAACGATTGGGCGGTCAGCAAAAGCGGGGCTTTGGTTAAACGCGAAACCGTGCATTTGCTGTTTGGGGAAATTTGA